Proteins from a single region of Plasmodium gaboni strain SY75 chromosome 2, whole genome shotgun sequence:
- a CDS encoding hypothetical protein (conserved Plasmodium protein, unknown function): MFYLDTHNILYLGSCLLASVCTLCVCRNRELFPHISENKPIGHLYRLLNIHKYESFSVIIQIHHLNLKFGDDDNAKFIVHLKIGNRYAYTHYHKQYQNKVHIEERKNMIVKQNNNTLRLEVYKKGTLKNTFFGSAEIHIYSEIVKKLFPCNVYFNITNKNQIVGTACLSFHYINLDCIKKEDQIYTSLFIETIISVQKNQTKNNEKIEKLIDEGKEHFEAIKETDISSTIYKNISNLALEDKIRLFCKNLNGYLLHSNFYIKRFYNKYYFYLHFFKGKFYWCYYNEEADAKMDKNRVGYVRLEYVVNVYSDVYSHKYFYIKYRKKNERKENYLYLKTIDKDRNIWVNVIHDFIILVSNYKRERKNKKYKIKEFTNNLIEDTPKEILEINKTLSRSLSNNSMKNKYLDKKKKVELLSDIDNEENYTNSGDLGPVFKDMSKNMYNYSD, translated from the exons atgttttatttagATACTCACaacatattatatcttGGTAGTTGTTTACTTGCATCAGTATGTACTTTATGTGTATGTAGAAACCGTGAGTTATTTCCACACATTAGTGAAAATAAACCTATAg GCCACTTATATCGTCTTTTGaatattcataaatatGAATCGTTCAGTGTTATAATTCAAAttcatcatttaaatttaaaattcGGTGACGATGATAATGCAAAGTTTATAGTTCACTTGAAGATAGGGAACAGATATGCCTATACACATTACCACAAGCAGTATCAGAATAAGGTGCACATAGAG gaaagaaaaaatatgattGTTAAACAAAACAACAATACTCTTAGACTAGAGgtttataaaaaaggaacTTTAAAAAATACTTTTTTTGGATCAGCTgaaattcatatatatagCGAAATAGtcaaaaaattatttccttgcaatgtttattttaatatcacaaataaaaatcaaaTTGTTGGTACAGCATGTTTATCATTTCACTACATTAATTTAGattgtataaaaaaagaggACCAGATATATACTTCTCTTTTCATTGAAACAATTATATCTGTTCAAAAAAAtcaaacaaaaaataatgaaaaaattgaaaaacTTATAGATGAGGGCAAGGAACATTTTGAGGCCATCAAAGAAACGGACATTAGCTCAA ccatatataaaaacatatcAAATTTGGCTCTTGAAGATAAAATCCGTTTGTTCTGCAAAAATTTAAATGGTTATTTGCTTCACAgtaatttttatataaaacgATTTTATAACAAGTATTACTTTTActtacatttttttaaggGGAAATTTTACTGGTGTTATTATAACGAAGAAGCTGACGCAAAg ATGGATAAAAACAGAGTTGGCTATGTGAGATTAGAATATGTAGTTAATGTATATAGTGACGTGTACAGCCATAaatacttttatataaaatacaggaaaaaaaatgaaagaaaagaaaattatttatatttaaaaactATAGATAAAGATAGAAATATATGGGTCAATGTTATTCAtgattttattatattggTAAGTAACTATAAACgtgaaagaaaaaataaaaaatataaaattaaagaatttacaaataatttaatagAAGACACTCCTAAGGAAATTCtagaaattaataaaacattatCTCGTTCTTTATCAAACAATTctatgaaaaataaatatttagataagaaaaaaaaagtagAACTTTTAAGTGATATAgataatgaagaaaattaCACGAACTCAGGAGATTTAGGTCCAGTGTTTAAAGATATGAGCAAAAATATGTACAATTATAGTGACTAg
- a CDS encoding syntaxin, Qa-SNARE family: MIDLFDHLKSLGIKKNKVNAKNMIQWFIFRKDKIIDNAVDINEETVINIDNENKSDLRIYVDKVDSIKLEIKKIQKNVDEISCLKNKINISITVEQENELSIELNKFIKDTNDLINIIKIDIRNLRKKYVLRSKENFYIKKAIYDNLINIFKKSLHKYQDVQNIYHDGMKDKITRHIKIMYPNYTDEDISSFLNYDDINTQNLVKWKLQGHQDLKNALTDVETKYKDVKTLEKSVCDLHQTIIELSALIEMNDEVIDNIYDHVNDAQYFTEKANVDLIEARNIQKKTSKWMFYLTVTIIILILIIFFPIITKII; the protein is encoded by the coding sequence ATGATCGACCTGTTTGATCACTTAAAATCCCTAGggataaaaaaaaataaagtgAATGCAAAAAATATGATACAATGGTTTATTTTTAGAAAGGACAAAATAATAGATAATGCAGttgatataaatgaagaaacagttattaatattgataatgaaaataaaagtgATTTAAGAATATATGTAGATAAGGTTGATAGTATAAAATTGGAGATAAAAAAGATTCAAAAGAATGTAGATGAAATATCatgtttaaaaaataaaataaatatttctattaCTGTAGAACaagaaaatgaattaaGTATAGAATTgaataaatttataaaagatacaaatgatttaattaatataataaaaattgaTATACGTAATTTAAGAAAGAAATATGTTTTAAGATCAAAAGagaatttttatataaaaaaagctatatatgataatcttataaatatatttaagaaATCATTACATAAGTATCAAGATgtacaaaatatatatcatgATGGAATGAAAGATAAAATAACTAgacatattaaaattatgtaTCCTAATTATACTGATGAAGATATTAGTAgttttttaaattatgatgatataaatacaCAAAATTTAGTAAAGTGGAAATTACAAGGTCATCaagatttaaaaaatgcATTAACTGATGTAgaaacaaaatataaagatgTAAAAACATTAGAAAAAAGTGTATGTGATTTACATCAAACAATAATAGAATTATCTGCATTAATAGAAATGAATGATGAAGttattgataatatttatgatcATGTTAATGATGCTCAATATTTTACAGAAAAAGCAAATGTAGATTTAATCGAAGCTAgaaatatacaaaaaaaaacatCTAAATGGATGTTCTATTTAACAGTGACAATTATAATTCTTAtacttattattttctttccaataataacaaaaattatataa
- a CDS encoding hypothetical protein (conserved Plasmodium protein, unknown function), whose product MKISFLFKLVCIYIVIIFSFQDVRCLKPKEIVRCFNPFVRTKTIKKKVQPNFLKRIALNLKIPQTINLIRGKYNLLHEIYVNKKKHIFNVIYKDIITNNKKRFLNMLNNIVKKQRSINIPLFFNKTMHSFHSNFIYYYTYFYILRTNFYLRTLKKFHNVLIGKFKINILNKVIKSLSAFDNMFLWNSGRISKSLNKYILKCERKLNRVADECFLNDPLCKNNTSVRRKKRSWFYNNDNFNPYNYSNDQNETKKEKFYVSAFKVLPLFFYNVFNINFYIKTIKKIRNSIHTNIRLYLLKDYINDQNSIKAIFYTYKTFFQLSLEKNIVSLFRVFQDKMSIEQKFETTLINKMEKQLKIKLPNIGITNITNLSVILFKLFANKITQVVFYLILVYIKQFLYARRKFLKDIYSFPFY is encoded by the coding sequence atgaagataagttttttatttaaGTTAGTTtgcatatatattgtaataatattttcatttcaAGATGTAAGATGCTTAAAACCAAAAGAAATAGTAAGATGTTTTAATCCATTTGTTCGTACAAAAACGATAAAAAAGAAGGTCCAGCcgaattttttaaaaaggaTTGCATTGAATTTAAAGATTCCACAAACAATTAATTTGATAAGAGggaaatataatttattacatgagatatatgtaaataagaagaaacatatttttaatgtaatttataaagatatcataacaaataataagaaaCGTTTTTTGAATATGTTAAATAACATAGTAAAAAAACAGCGTAGTATTAATATCccattattttttaataaaactATGCATTCATTTCATTCcaattttatatattattatacatacttttatatattaagaacaaatttttatttaagGACGCTCAAAAAATTTCATAACGTTTTAATCGGCAAgtttaaaattaatattttaaataaagTTATTAAAAGTTTGTCTGCTTTTgataatatgtttttatgGAACAGTGGAAGAATTTCAAAAAGtcttaataaatatattttaaaatgtGAAAGAAAATTAAATCGTGTTGCAGATGAatgttttttaaatgacccattatgtaaaaataatacatcagtaagaagaaaaaaaagaagttggttttataataatgataattttaatCCATATAACTATTCTAATGATCAAAatgaaacaaaaaaagaaaaattttatGTATCAGCTTTTAAAGTATTACCcttgtttttttataatgtattcaatataaatttttatataaaaactatcaaaaaaattagaaatTCAATTCATACGAATATTAGATTATATCTTCTAAAAgattatattaatgatCAAAATTCAATCAAAGCAATCTtctatacatataaaactttttttcaattatcattagaaaaaaatattgtttCACTTTTTAGAGTATTTCAAGATAAAATGAGTATAGAACAAAAATTTGAAACCActttaattaataaaatggAAAAACAACTCAAAATTAAATTACCAAATATAGGTATAACCAATATAACAAATCTTTCTGTTATTCTATTTAAACTTTTTGCAAACAAAATTACACAAGTTGTCTTTTATCTTATTctagtatatataaaacaattCTTGTATGCGAGAAGAAAATTCTTAAAAGATATTTATTCTTTCCCCTTTTATTAA
- a CDS encoding hypothetical protein (conserved Plasmodium protein, unknown function) produces the protein MKEKNEKIMDYLSCPLDDVVDREKKSGKNSLLKSSSTKKSDYKKSSIFSKKRDSHKKGSSFRGRRSGFISRKSGSFKKPYYNNRLINKTYNNYKGRNVHNGREYFKGRSGSFGSRVFDNRKGSFKKRFTSNRNKASVKSFRGNGSNNKGRKSFNKAPTSRTVVTKRLNNYKTAPAPMKKFNNLNISLFRKNRTFALNTKRSKPVGTIKSNVPRKRIKKGLKKGILKSKTRKSTSGSKFKPLNKYFLSKIKIVTSLNKIPSPLKEQKNTEVNLPESLNNTTAKKN, from the coding sequence atgaaagaaaaaaatgagaaaatAATGGATTACTTATCATGCCCACTTGATGATGTAGTCGATcgagaaaaaaaaagtggGAAAAATAGTTTGTTAAAATCAAGTAGTACGAAGAAAAGtgattataaaaaaagtagtatattttctaaaaaaaGAGATTCGCATAAAAAAGGATCAAGTTTTAGAGGAAGAAGATCTGGATTTATCAGTAGAAAATCAGGAAGTTTTAAAAAGccatattataataatagatTAATAAACAAAACTTATAATAACTATAAAGGTAGAAATGTTCATAATGGAAGAGAATATTTTAAAGGCAGAAGTGGAAGTTTTGGTTCACGTGTCTTTGATAATCGTAAAGgatcatttaaaaaaagatttaCAAGTAATAGAAATAAAGCATCTGTAAAATCATTTAGAGGAAATGGTTCTAATAATAAAGGTAGAAAATCATTTAACAAAGCACCTACATCAAGAACAGTTGTAACTAAAAgattaaataattataaaactGCTCCAGCTCCaatgaaaaaatttaataatttaaatatttccTTGTTTCGTAAAAATAGAACATTCGCATTGAATACCAAGAGATCTAAACCTGTAGGAACCATTAAAAGTAATGTACCtagaaaaagaattaaaaaaggTTTAAAAAAAGGTATCTTGAAATCAAAAACTAGAAAAAGTACATCTGGATCAAAATTTAAAcctttaaataaatattttttgtctaaaataaaaattgttacttcattaaataaaataccATCACCCCTAAAGgaacaaaaaaatactGAAGTTAATCTTCCAGAGtcattaaataatacaacagcaaagaaaaattaa
- a CDS encoding hypothetical protein (conserved Plasmodium protein, unknown function), whose translation MFALKKNTVREGFVNICFSYLKKFYIKSNFVTVNLNYKTSNEKRTNKAYKKSKAQSLFDKGLSIYNKLILFKNLPKYKYEKSECISAKEVYKYLLNEYNQCFNYIGFCDIIQSVKIFDELEKTFTDYNFFIEVKNIDNKNVLNKINEIYFKDKDITFHRREILGKICNKIMSCIHEMNGNELIHFLIYFFRWNKNDKNLILFYNYYFNYVFDHMYLFNHEIYKLLFIFNKYLNNNSNIPFNKNLMKEMESNLYYFREIKNEKNYIIKTNKKEIYKKCFAKFHENVDHMDNEKILNILRLYVDNSILDIDISNKMLYNLNNNLINENIEYISKLLNFYCTLIKKEKYDNDMTIYKLREVIKATHHILCEKKKNIETFCSDIDYSTLLNSLNNKFILNKVIDKNFILFYECLLKILLNIKFVNLQSLCISLISIKNIYHNILRNNFYIVNSVLFNDIMKFSLHLCNIFLGKRIKTENENAVLILHSNDQTNYSNIENIKDIIIQKRIKEYMFYKMENYKDFHFKLKDSDLLSIKLLSNTFVKINEAYNSYDFYLLFNNISCILYNFLVNRNNVKKYKDTYIYILNDLSFVYKYIKNNDRTKKKKNFFLLSSCMKELICKNILNVSNIYIKHLHEEDNFNQKDQYVCSLTFLNNLFFDKIIHFHYIHKLWCHVYKTYNYFKCNKLISEDIISLLLLTCSKFQYFIENNSNDRYCRKELINLKYNIIDDLIKNYLNKYKSISIDNISKIFISLSNSKYTCEINENLLLDSLQNEFEKVTKASKNEGIHIMDNNLSDNNNSCEKYEHRYIEYKKENLFINLNKIIECLIKLNIFLYLKKKNTYLYLYKESLCPINLKENILKKILYIANNLYMYEMYGYVCEMLERVLSYHKEQNLFSYNYNKNVENKMFDKILCHISEDDYIEMSNTMYVLFYDYLKNINGERQSNILRNNSMSDRFIGDIKEKDYKLNNNTVIKNNNLKLNYDESNNSNGNISNILKDDKNKNLNNVEMDLIDNKNENKKIQEKGQNGENCNHVMINDIINIFAFLKMEKKKFLFFQLYMYLCNITKFKRRYVSSSSLFHMDVFKIIKDMNLKYLCLENYKIKNEECAFLYTIDIVLFKER comes from the coding sequence ATGTTTGctttaaagaaaaatacAGTAAGAGAAGGTTTTGTGAATATATGTTTctcatatttaaaaaaattctaTATAAAATCAAATTTTGTTACTGTAAATCTGAATTATAAAACTAGTAATGAAAAAAGAACGAACAAAGCATATAAAAAAAGCAAAGCGCAGTCTCTCTTCGATAAAGGTTTAAGTATATACAATAagttaatattatttaaaaatttacCCAAATACAAATATGAGAAATCTGAATGTATAAGTGCCAAGGAAgtttataaatatttattaaatgaatataacCAATGCTTCAATTATATAGGTTTCTGTGATATTATACAAAGtgttaaaatatttgatGAACTTGAAAAAACATTTACTGATTACAATTTCTTTATAGAagttaaaaatatagataataaaaatgtattaaataaGATTAATGAAATTTATTTCAAAGATAAGGATATAACTTTTCATAGACGAGAAATATTGGgaaaaatatgtaataaaatCATGAGTTGTATACATGAAATGAATGGAAATGAAttaattcattttcttATTTACTTTTTTAGATGGAATAAGAACGATAAGAATTTgattcttttttataattattattttaattatgTTTTTGATCATATGTATCTTTTCAACCATGAAATATACAAActattattcatatttaataaatatcttaataataattcaaatataCCTTTCAATAAAAATCTGATGAAGGAAATGGAATctaatttatattattttagggaaataaaaaatgagaaaaattatattattaaaacgaataaaaaggaaatttataaaaaatgttttgCAAAGTTTCATGAAAACGTAGACCACATGGACAATGAAAAgatattaaatattttaagGTTATATGTTGATAATTCAATTTTAGATATTGACATAAGTAATAAAATGCTATATAAtcttaataataatttgataaatgaaaatattgaaTACATATCAAAATTGCtaaatttttattgtactttgattaaaaaggaaaaatatgataatgatatgacaatatataaattaagAGAAGTAATAAAAGCAACACATCATATTTTATGTgagaaaaagaaaaatatagaaaCTTTTTGTTCAGATATAGATTATAGTACATTGCTAAattcattaaataataaatttattttaaataaagtaatagataaaaattttattttattttatgaatgTTTATTAAAGATTCTATTAAATATCAAATTTGTAAATCTTCAGTCACTTTGTATTTCACttatttctataaaaaacatttatcataatatattaagaaataacttttatattgttaatagtgtattatttaatgatattatGAAGTTTAGTTTACATTTGTGTAATATCTTCCTTGGTAAACGCATAAAAAcagaaaatgaaaatgcAGTACTTATTTTACATAGTAATGATCAGACaaattattcaaatatagaaaatataaaagatataataatacaaaagagaataaaagaatatatgttttataaaatggaaaattataaagactttcattttaaattaaaagataGTGATTTATTGTCTATTAAGCTTTTGTCAAATACTTTTGTAAAAATTAATGAAGCGTATAATTCatatgatttttatttactgtttaataacatatcgtgtattttatataattttttagtaaatagaaataatgtaaaaaaatataaagatacttatatatatattttgaatgACCTTTCATTTgtctataaatatataaaaaataatgatagaaccaaaaaaaaaaaaaatttttttttattatcaagTTGTATGAAGGAattaatatgtaaaaatatattaaatgtgagtaatatatatataaaacatttaCATGAAGAAGATAATTTCAATCAAAAGGATCAATATGTTTGTTCCTTAACatttttgaataatttatttttcgataaaattattcattttcattatatacACAAATTATGGTGTCACGTGTATAAAACGTACAACTATTTTAAATGTAATAAGTTAATTAGTGAAGATATAATATCCTTATTACTTTTGACGTGTTCCAAGTTTCAGTATTTTATTGAGAATAATTCAAATGATAGATATTGTAGGAAGGAGTTgataaatttaaaatataatattattgatgatttaattaaaaattatttaaataaatataaatctatatctattgataatatttccaaaatttttatatcattatcaAATTCGAAATATACATGTGAAATAAACGAGAATTTGTTATTAGATAGTTTACAGAATGAGTTTGAAAAGGTAACAAAAGCGAGTAAAAACGAAGGTATACATATAATGGACAATAATTTATcagataataataattcttgtgagaaatatgaacatagatatattgaatataaGAAGGAAAACTTATTTATAAATCTGAACAAAATTATTGAAtgtttaataaaattaaatatatttttatatttaaaaaaaaaaaatacatatttatatctatataaGGAATCTTTATGTCCTATAAATTtgaaagaaaatattttaaaaaaaatattatatatagcAAATAATTTGTACATGTATGAAATGTATGGCTATGTGTGTGAAATGTTAGAGAGGGTTTTGTCATATCACAAAGAACAAAATTTgttttcatataattataataaaaatgtagaaaataaaatgtttgATAAAATTCTATGTCATATTTCAGAAGATGATTATATTGAAATGTCAAATACTATGTATGTGTTGttttatgattatttaaaaaatataaatggTGAACGACAAAGTAATATTTTAAGGAATAATTCAATGAGTGATAGGTTCATTGGtgatataaaagaaaaagattataaattaaataataacacagttattaagaataataatttgaaattaaattatgatgaaagtaataatagtaatgGAAATATTAGTAACATTCTTAAggatgataaaaataaaaatctTAATAATGTTGAAATGGATTTAATAGATaacaaaaatgaaaataaaaaaattcagGAGAAAGGTCAAAATGGTGAAAATTGTAATCATGTGATGataaatgatattataaacatatttgcctttttaaaaatggagaaaaagaaatttttattttttcaactttatatgtatctatgtaatataacaaaattCAAAAGGAGATATGTATCatcttcttctttatttcatatggatgttttcaaaattataaagGATATGAATTTAAAGTATCTGTGTTTAGagaattataaaataaaaaatgaagaatgTGCTTTTTTGTATACTATAGATATAGTTTTGTTTAAAGAAAGATAA
- a CDS encoding ras-related protein Rab-5A, whose amino-acid sequence MEKKSSYKTVLLGESSVGKSSIVLRLTKDTFQENTNTTIGASFCTYVVNLNDINIKNNSDNEKNNNINSINDDNNIIITNQHNNYNENLCNIKFDIWDTAGQERYASIVPLYYRGATCAIVVFDISNSNTLDRAKTWVNQLKISSNYIIILVANKIDKNKFQVDILEVQKYAQDNNLLFIQTSAKTGTNIKNIFYMLAEEIYKNIINNKNTSTNKTVNKNLINLDNQTLSKKGCC is encoded by the coding sequence atgGAAAAGAAAAGTAGTTATAAAACAGTTTTATTAGGAGAATCATCAGTAGGAAAATCAAGTATAGTTTTACGATTAACAAAAGATACTTTTCAGGAGAATACTAACACAACAATAGGTGCATCTTTTTGTACATATGTAgtaaatttaaatgatataaatataaagaataatagtgataatgaaaaaaataataatataaattcaataaatgatgataataatattattataacaaatcaacataataattataatgaaaacttatgtaatataaaatttgaTATATGGGATACAGCTGGACAAGAAAGATATGCTAGTATTGTCCCACTATATTATAGAGGTGCTACTTGTGCTATAGTAGTTTTTGATATTAGTAATTCAAATACTTTAGATCGAGCTAAGACATGGGTTAATCAATTAAAAATTAGTagtaattatattattattttagTTGCTAATAAAATAGATAAAAACAAATTCCAAGTTGATATATTAGAAGTACAAAAATATGCTCAAGACAATAATTTACTTTTTATTCAAACAAGTGCCAAAACTGgaacaaatataaaaaatatattctatatGCTTGCTGAagaaatttataaaaatattataaataataaaaataccTCAACAAATAAAACAGTTAATAAAAACTTAATAAATCTAGATAATCAAACACTTTCAAAAAAAGGATGTTGTTAA
- a CDS encoding hypothetical protein (conserved Plasmodium protein, unknown function) has protein sequence MWYKCTKYVLKRRYINYRYFSSEIKVYDNLKIIESKSLYEDKNTKISIRESSRYAIPIPQCDRSIISSMIYKFFLKHTEYGECAWRLVHLIIERLENEEILNLFRINESFNMKMYFYVLHLWIINKRLRHEQYQGDIINTYIFDITWRIVRDWMLLKDVPEYSFNAELLNCQEYAFGFLVSLDEASNNVDIFPSLLKDILWEHLYEKNVKKCGKIVTELSKYSLLQMRHIFNLSSDHFLQAYFIWADFYNQKKSNRRLPALCQQISYGGYRPKDKSKYLPYDNGKKLLPRIY, from the exons ATGTGGTATAAATGTACAAAATATGTTCTAAAGAGAAGATATATAAACTATCGCTATTTTTCTAGTGaaataaaagtatatgataatttaaaaattatcGAAAGTAAAAGTTTGTATGAAGATAAGAATACAAAAATTAGTATTAGAGAATCTTCAAGATATGCAATACCTATACCACAATGTGATCGTTCTATAATAAGTTctatgatatataaatttttttt AAAACATACAGAATATGGAGAATGTGCATGGAGATTAGtacatttaataattgAGAGATTAGAAAATGAAGAGATATTAAACTTATTTCGTATAAATGAATCCtttaatatgaaaatgtatttttatgttttgCATCTTTGgataattaataaaagatTAAGACATGAACAGTATCAAGGagatattataaatacatatatatttgatataaCGTGGAGAATTGTTCGTGATTGGATGCTTTTAAAAGATGTTCCAgaatattcttttaatgCGGAGCTTTTGAATTGCCAAGAATATGCATTTGGA TTTTTGGTATCACTAGATGAAGCGTCTAACAATGTAGATATTTTTCCATCATTGTTGAAGGATATATTATGGGA GcatttatatgaaaagaATGTAAAGAAATGCGGGAAAATTGTAACAGAGTTAAGTAAATATAGTCTTCTTCAAATGAgacatatatttaatttatcaaGTGATCATTTTTTACAAGCCTATTTTATATG GGCTGATTTTTATAACCAGAAAAAATCAAATCGTCGTTTACCAGCATTGTGTCAGCAAATATCATATGGAG GCTATCGTCCGAAAGATAAGAGTAAATATCTTCCCTATGATAATGGCAAGAAATTGTTACCAAGAATTtattaa
- a CDS encoding beta-ketoacyl-ACP synthase III — translation MFLYFITYLCIFYNNIYSVELNKNNKYNYINNVHNIKYRTKIRAIHGKTGGKIIGHGHSYPSTEIYNDELKKYVDTNDEWIRTRTGIKKRRILKRDENISMLQIDSATQALKASCLKPSDIDMVINASSTPQNLFGDANNISNKIGCKNSVNMDLTAACTGFIFAFVTAYNFLNRYKNILIVGSDALSNFVDWRDRNTCVLFGDAAGAVVLQRTEGEEENKIFNYYLGSDSELNDLLTINFDHDKYNLDNPNLNKYGKLHMNGKEVFKYTISNIPKILKKAIQHSNINIEDINYFIFHQANIRIIETVAKNLNIPMSKVLVNLDEYANTSAASIPLCFSENIKSGKIKTNDIICMCGFGAGMSYGCVILKY, via the exons atgtttctttattttattacatatctgtgtattttctataataatatttattctgtagaattaaataaaaacaataaatataattatataaataatgtacataatataaagtATAGAACTAAAATACGTGCTATTCATGGGAAAA CTGGAGGTAAAATAATAGGACATGGTCATTCTTATCCTTCAACTGAAATTTATAATGAcgaattaaaaaaatatgttgATACCAATGATGAA TGGATAAGAACAAGAACAggaattaaaaaaagaagaatattaaaaagggatgaaaatatatcaatGCTACAAATAGATAGTGCTACTCAAGCTTTAAAAGCTTCGTGTTTAAAACCCTCAGATATAGACATg GTTATCAATGCTTCGTCTACTCCTCAAAATTTATTTGGCGATGCAAATAATATTAGTAACAAAATTGGATGTAAAAATAGTGTTAATATGGATCTAACGGCTGCATGTACAGGTTTTATTTTTGCTTTTGTTACAg cttataattttttaaatagatataaaaacattttaattGTTGGAAGTGATGCATTAAGTAATTTTGTAGACTGGAGAGATCGTAACACTTGTGTTTTATTTGGAGATGCTGCAg GTGCTGTTGTGTTACAACGAACTGAAGGggaagaagaaaataaaatattcaatTATTATCTTGGGTCTGACAGTGAACTAAATGACCTGTTAACCATAAATTTTGATCATGACAAATATAATTTAGATAATCCTAATTTAAATAAGTATGGGAAATTACATATGAATGGAAAAGAAGTATTTAAATATACTATAAGCAATATACCcaaaattttaaaaaaagcTATACAACattcaaatataaatattgaagatataaattattttatatttcatcAAGCTAACATCAGAATTATAGAAACAGTAGCcaaaaatttaaatataccTATGTCAAAG GTATTAGTAAATCTAGACGAATATGCAAATACTTCAGCAGCTTCAATACCTTTATGCTTCTCTGAAAAT ATTAAAAGTGGTAAAATAAAAACGaatgatataatatgtatgtGTGGATTTGGAGCTGGAATGTCATATGGATGCGTTATActtaaatattaa